The window CGAAATCCGCGATGATCCTGATCACGACAGCCGCGGAAAGAGGCGTGAGGATAGAGCTAAGCATGGAAGGTATCCCGATATGCAGTATCTTCCGCCATGACGCGGCCACTCGCTGGCGCGTATGCGCCGCGAAAAGGATCAGGCGATACCTCTTGTGGATGAAATAAAAAGCCCCGGACATGACCAGCATCTCAGAAATGACCGTAGCCAGGGCCGCGCCCTGCATCCCCATACGCGGGAACCCTCCGAGCCCGAATATCATCACGGGGTCGAGTATACAGTTGCACACGGTCCCGGCCACCATGAGGAAACTGACCGTCCTCATTTTGCCCGTACTTATGATGATATCGGAGAACATTATCTGGAGGATACGCGGGATCAGGCCGCAATACCAGATCCACATGTACTGCCCCACGAATTCCAGCACCTCACCCGTCGCGCCCAACCGGCTGAAAAGCGGGCGTATGGAAAGAAGCCCGGCCGCGGTGAGACATAAAGCCACTGTCGAGGCCAGGAAAACCGCGTGTGTCGTAATACGCGCCGCCGTCTTCTTTTTCCCGCGTCCCAACGCGTGGGCCACCACCGTCATGGCCCCGGTCCCCAGACCGCGCATGATGAACCCCAGGAGCATGACCACCGGGAACGTGAACGACATCGCTGCCAGGGCGCTCGTACCCAGCCTGGAAACGAACCACGTATCGGCCAGGTTATAAGCGTTCAGGGCGAACGTCCCGGCCAGCATGGGCACGGCCATACGCGCTATGGTCGGGAAAACCTTATCTTTCACTAAAAGCGCCATTATATATCCTATACCTTCCACGGAACGTCAGACATCGAACGCCATAAGTAGCTCCATATGTCCCGTATGCCCATCCACACGCTCTTCCAATACCCTGAACCCGTGTCTCTCGTAGAACCTGATACTACTGACATTTTCCTTATAAACAGCAAGACACAGTCCGTCCCGGACCTCTTTCGCTTTATCCATAAGGCAGCCGCCTATCCCTCTTCCCTGGCATACGGGCGATACGAAAAGAGCCGCCACCGTATTGCCACATAGGGCAAGGAAACCCTCTACCCGTCCGCCATCTTCATACACATAGATCTCGCTCGAGGCGAGGTAGACATCCCGCATCTCGCCGAGCTTGGACTCCCAGAACTTCTCTTCGATGAAATTATGGGCTTTTATCGAGGCTTTTAGCCAGATATCCAGGACGCGTTCCATATCTGATCTTACAAAAGCACGGACCATGATCACCTTTCCGGGTCAGAACTTTTCAGTATCCATCCACACAACTAAGCTTATATATTACCATAGTAAGATCACACCGTCAGCCTCACTACAGGGTCAACGTTCACGGATAAAATGCGCCGCGACCAGGGAACACGCCCCAAGCACGGACCCGCAAATGAACGGTATACGGTAATTTATCATCCAGAGATACCCGCCGACCACAGGTAGTATCACAGCGGCGATATGGTTTATGGTAAAACTGACCGCGGTACTGGACGATATGTCCTTTTTATCGGCTATCTTCTGGAAATAAGTGCGTATCGCCATGGCCCCGTTGAACGAGATATGGTCCAGGACGTACAGTGCCGCTACCAACGGTTTATAAGGGCAGAACGCGTAGGCGGTGAATATCAGGATCAGGCTGATGTATTCACAGCGAAGTATCGCCAGTTCCCCGAACCGTTTGATCGCCTTGGCCACGAGCGGCGCGGCGAAATAGTTGATGATGTTGTTCAGGACAAACAGCATGGTGACCTGCTGTATGGTGAACCCGAATTTTTTCACGAGCAAAAGGACCGAGAACACCATGAAGATCTGCCGCCGCGCGCCGGATAATAGCGTAAGGATATAAAAAAGCGTATATTTTTTGCGGAATACCACTTTTTTCCGTT of the Candidatus Omnitrophota bacterium genome contains:
- a CDS encoding GNAT family N-acetyltransferase, with amino-acid sequence MVRAFVRSDMERVLDIWLKASIKAHNFIEEKFWESKLGEMRDVYLASSEIYVYEDGGRVEGFLALCGNTVAALFVSPVCQGRGIGGCLMDKAKEVRDGLCLAVYKENVSSIRFYERHGFRVLEERVDGHTGHMELLMAFDV
- a CDS encoding MATE family efflux transporter, which encodes MALLVKDKVFPTIARMAVPMLAGTFALNAYNLADTWFVSRLGTSALAAMSFTFPVVMLLGFIMRGLGTGAMTVVAHALGRGKKKTAARITTHAVFLASTVALCLTAAGLLSIRPLFSRLGATGEVLEFVGQYMWIWYCGLIPRILQIMFSDIIISTGKMRTVSFLMVAGTVCNCILDPVMIFGLGGFPRMGMQGAALATVISEMLVMSGAFYFIHKRYRLILFAAHTRQRVAASWRKILHIGIPSMLSSILTPLSAAVVIRIIADFGQSAVAAIGVAGRIEMFAFMVPMTVGMSLVPFVAQNYGAGRFDRIIAARRGTMSFALGFGLVIAVVFLVIARPLGRLFSPDPAVVDVLVQYIRVTCLGYGFLEVHRYATFLMTGIHKPVASAILTAIRVVALLIPLVLLGARVFGITGVFWGRLATDIAAAAIGIVWTGRVLKKEYALTSVKG